The Pararge aegeria chromosome 21, ilParAegt1.1, whole genome shotgun sequence genomic sequence CATTTAGATCGGTATTAAAGATTTGTGTGGACAAACTTTGTTTAGGacagataatatattaaaaacgctTTCCTTTGTAGATGAAATTCCTTGTGGTGTTCGCGGCCTTCGCCGCCGTGGCTCTTGCAGCTCCCTCTTCAGATGTCGACCGTAAGCTTTTCGATATTATCGGCAACATTATTAACAATCTCAGTAGACCTCCCATTTTTGCTGGACCTGCTATCGTCGAAGAAGAAAGCCCCATATCTGTTGGACCCGCTATCGTTGAAGAAGAGAGCCCCATCTCTGTTGGACCTGCTATCGTCGAAGAAGATAGCCCTATCTCTGTTGGACCCGCTATTGTGGAAGAAGAGAGCCCTATTTCTGTTGGACCCGCTATTGTCGAAGAAGAGCGCCCCATCTCTGTTGGACCCGCTATCGTCGAAGAAGAGAGCCCTATCTCTGTTGGACCCGCTATTGTCGAAGAAGAGAGCCCTATCTCTGTTGGACCCGCCATCGTTGAAGAGGAAAGCCCCATCTCCGTTGGCCCTGCTATCGTTGATGAGTCCATCTCTGTTGGTCCCATTGTAGTTGACGAGAATCCCATCTCTGTTGGACCAATTGTCGTTGACGAGAACCTCGCGAACGAAGTCCCCGAACTTATTACTTTACCAGCCTTCCCTGATGTTGAAGACGTTCCCATTACCATTGACATCCCCGGCCTCCCTACTATCAACATCGTTATCAACGTTAACTCTGCTCCTCAACAGTTTGAAGAAATTGAGCCCACCCCTATTCTTGTGGTCGATGATTTAGAAGTTGGACCCGTCCCTGTGGAAGTTGTTGATAACATTAAGCCTACTCCAGTGATCGTCGTTGATGATTTTGTTGTAGAATCTTCTTCTGATGATTTTGTACCTGACCCAGATCTTTACTATTAAATTACTTCTTACAACAAATAATACCTCTGTTATCGTCTATGAAGTATCACCTATCACCTTTGTCGCGGCATTATATTTTCATGCCTTTGTAAGCTAATAAATATTGTCATAGAAAGTGGTACGATcttgtaatgtaaataaatatatttgaagagAAAAATCTTTTGTCATTCTATTATTTTACTACCGGTAGTCCGGGAATTCTACGGTATACcgtttaaaattttagattttcctCTAGATATTAAGCAGTACTTAGCTGATTTTCATAACCAATGCATTTCTGTAAAATCCTTTCATACCAAATGCctaaacattcatcatcatcatccaaatCTCAATTAGCCacttaaattttaactaaaattttagcTAATATACAAGTTATAACTTTTAACTTAAGTAGAATAAAGCTTATATAATTCATAGTCAAATTCGAAGTCTTTCTTTATAAAAACGACAAAAgttacttttgatgcgtatgtGCTACGTATACGGTATTGATACGTATCTAAGTTGCGATGATAATAGCTAGTTATAATAACAGTTCTAATAAATTAGGTATGAGACAAATTCATTTAAAGGTACATATTTCCTTTTgtattatatcaattttagggctCTGATTAATCTaggttgtaaatatatattatgaaaacatttttgtcTTTAGATACTGAAAGATAATCTTCGCTATAAATGTTCGATACGAAGACGTATGCTTACACAGTTTGTGAGTTATTAATCGACTAAAAACgtaagttgtaaataaattattaaatatatcaaaaatatcGTTTATCTTTATTAAGTAGTCTATTAAAGATCCGTTTCTGGGACGGGCTTCGTTTCTTATATGGGAGAGAGGGTTTTTGAGCATAGAGCTACCTGACCAAAGCCAAAGCAGGTTGCTATACTGCGCGGGctatttttataacatgttaGTGACAATTACTGGAACTGTAGACGGTATAACGGGCTCATAGAGTGGAATATGCCAATTTCCTGATTTTATGGTATTGTGAAATAGGAATAGAAAAACCGTAATGCCTTTCTTGGCGAAACATAGGAATCGAATTCAGGTCCTCGCAATCTTTAGTTGAACATGCAAACCATTACACCAACAAGATAGTTAATAAAAGTATTCGTCAGGAAAAAACTGAATCCGCCTTTTTAATGAAGGTGGCATAACGCTCTGTCATTTAAAAgatgctgtcagttgaagtgtgactaAATATTTCTTAACAAATCCGACATTATGCCACGATTTTTCAATAAGACCGGAAGGGTTTAAACTTGGTCTGAAAAGCCAGAAGGCGTAGGGAGTAGCTATAGCGAAGTATCTGCAGCATCAATGGGCTTTCATGGATAGGAAAATAAAATTGGACGAGTGCGAGTCAGATTTTTGCACCGAGGATTTGCATCATCATGACTCAACTACTTTCCACACATTACATCACTAGTGGACAACACGTCACTCATTAATTTACCGTAATCAATAAACAGTAAAATAGGAAATCTCCAGCATTTGTATTACTATACGAAAAAAGCCATATACTTTGGTCCTTCGAGTTGGATAGTAATTAGACGTTGCGTAAGTGCCTTTCTAACCATACAAGATTGATCCTGAAATgatgttaattaaatattataattgtaaaagtttggatgaatgtttgttactaaatCTCAGGCGAATAGCTGAACGGGGAAATCCTCAATTTCcgtggtttgttttttttccatagaTTAAGAGATTGACATGTATTTTTGCATCGTGGTGACCACTAGTTAGTtctaatcatttatttttactttccaGATGAAATTCATCGTTATCTTCGCTTTGGTTGTGGCTGCAGCCACTGCCCAACCCATTGAGCCCCAAAATGAACGTATCTTCAATATAATCGGAGCAATCCTTGGCTCTTTGAAACCTCGTCCACCAATCTCTGTTGGTCCCGCAATCATTGAAGGGGGTAGCCCTATCAATATTGGCCCAGCTATCATTGAAGAAGAAAGTCCAATCTCCGTTGGACCAGCCATCGTTGAAGAAGAAAGTCCTATCTCCGTTGGCCCAGCCATCGTTGAAGAAGAAAGTCCCATCTCCGTTGGACCAGCCATCGTCGAAGAAGAAAGCCCCATCTCCGTTGGACCAGCCATCGTTGAAGAAGCCAAGCCAAGTCCCATTTTCCCCTTCCCAATTGACCTCAACTCCCCACTCGTCCAAGTTGTTGTCAACGTAAACTCAGGATCCCCTGCCGCTGCCGCTCCGGTAGAGCACCCTGAAATTAAGCCAACACCAGTGATAGTCGTTGAGCAACCCGAGATCAAGCCTACCCCAGTGATCGTTGTGGAGCAGCCAGAGAGCTCTGAACCAATCGTCGTAGCTCCCATCGAATTGCCCGAAATCGATCCTACCCCAGTAGAAATCGTCGAACAGCCCGAAGTTTCTGAACCAGTCATCATCGCTCCCATCGAAGTTGCACCTGTCATCAACCTCCCTGATGAACTGAACTAAATATATGAActagatacaaggaagtaatcTATAATTGTTTACAACTTAAAGAAGGAACAGGGGAATCAATATACAGAGCTATTcacaataaaaacttaaacaaccCCAAAAACTCTATTTAtgattcaaaatttttgtcatcctttaatattgaaaaaatagaCAATGAAATGTATGTTGCATACACAAAGTGTTTGgttcaataaaataacacactttatataaaagaatgTTTTAATTACCTAGAGTTTACAAATTTGGCGACCGGTTTCGGTGGTCGTGAATGATAATCTCGGTGATCTAATAAGATGGTTtagagataataataataataataataataaactttattcagcttccacacataagtaaactaatgaaaactaattactaattacattaaaactaattgtacactattttacaaactaaatgccttatcgaaaggtgcttcagctgaaaaggctgctacctcagcatgctgctgcagtatttgacaactgcagcgctgattttcaggtatagccttGATTGGCGTCACGGATTTGCCGGGAAAAGTTTAAGAAGATGCGTAGTGAACGTATGTGAAAGGAGAGGGagtatacggaaaaataaagtaaaataatataaatattattttcaagtattttgattatccaaaaatacctttttaatggCATTCTTGAACGAAATCATTGACTTCATCATGGCTGGAGGTGGAAGGTCATTCCAGACCTTACAGGCAGAGTACTTACAAGTACCACGAATAGCAGCAGTTCTATGCCATGGCATGGAGATCCGAGGCGCAGACCTTTTGCTACGTTTTCCATTTTCGTGAacccattttatttttgaacgcaAATATGCTGGTTTGCCTGTGGACATTATGCCAAACAGCATAGTAGCTAAATCTACTATCTAAACATGGAGTCTACGTCGAGACAATGAACAGACAAAGAACATGTTTAGCATATTTGCGCTATTAATATAAGAGCTGACATGAGAACCAGGAgctatagaaaaacaaaatctgGCGCAGGCGTTTTGGACTCTTTGCACTAACTTTGCTGATCTGGCCAACATACATGGCCCGTAAACAGTATCAGCATAGTTAAGTTTTGAGTGGACTAGATCTTCACATAACTGAATTCTAACGTCGGTGTTGAGGTATTGGCGCATTTTATATAGAACTTTTAGCTAAATCATCATTAGATAAATCATCATAATAATGTCCGCCAATGGGCAAAGGACTTTTCTCTCATAAAAGAGATTAGGTAACGATTTTaattataggtatattaatatagaatataaaacatttaccCACTTGTCAACGTGTAGTTGCTTAAATTAAGCAACTGATTGATTTTTGCTAATTCCTGTTATTTCATCGATCCTTTCACACCGATGAACAGAGCTGGGCAATTCAGAAAACATCAAACATACTAACAATCTACAACCGAAAGTCTACTCGCTTTAAGCCGAGATAGAGTCATAATATTCCCAGACAGTACATAAGATTTCAACCTTACACATCCTACATTATCACAAAAGTGATACACTTTAGCACCCCACGGCGCAAACACACAATCAATCAACAATAAGCATATATCTAAACGAAACGTTTAAGGAAACTCCGTGACATCAGCGCCTAAAGTCCAAAatccaaagtcttcgaacaatgCTTGTTGCCACTGGTGATCCAACACGTGGTCGCTGACTATGGGTTTCATAACAGGTCTCACTACGTGATGAAATCAGGAATGTGGAGCTCCTGAGCAGAACCcgagttatcgacatagctcaagaggtggcaatgggcggtgcacataactcagagaaccgatggatgttggggggTCTCAAGGGGCAGAAATGGCAACATCGCACCGGTATTCGGATCTCCCTACAAAATGtctatgtccagaagtggacgtccATTTGTTGAGATGAGGATGATAACGATAAACCAGTTGGTTGGGTAGCAATAAAGATTCATTGACATAGACATATTCTGACGTCTTTTGTGCTAATGTTATAGAGGTCAGCGGAGCCATACCATACTTTGCCATATACAATTTCGAGGTTAGCTGTAAAAtagcattttcttttttataaaattactacgCCACACAGCCAAGTTCAAAACAAATGCATCCAAACTATGTAACTAGCATTTGGCTGTACTAAGGTAAATAATTGCTTAGAAGGTACctattaactctttatttgattttcattgtatatcggAACGGAACATATGGGATACGGAAGTGCATTTCGGATTATAACAGAACGTTTAAGCAACGCACTGCGTCCATATAGTCTGAACGAAGTCGGCGACAAGTCCTCTAGCACGGCTAGGTTATACGAAACAACGAGTTCAGCTGTTATGTTATATTGATccgtaatttttaaaatatctcatAAACTTTGATGGCAGGTATTAGAAGAAATTTGCTACCTTTCATcagtatacttacaatattaaggtaacacagaatcctcattcagccgttacagtacattgtgtccaaaacaggtTAAAACGCCCCGCACACGTCTTCCTTCACACTcccggaatgttgctagctcagaaactttttcctatttccccattttatgcTAAACGTTgagaaaattagaggtaaaataattactgtctaaatggtatgaagttacTAACTATTCGAGAAATACTaataaagtgaagtggttttgatgcttcaatattagtcgtatacacggtttctgtatgttcttaattctgtgagtccactgctgggcctGAACGGCCTTCTCCCAACGGGaagtttgcctataatcaccatgGCAAAAGGGTTTGTAGGGTCAGTATATAGTAGTATTCGTACAGAGGACGTTGCTGCTTGTTCTGTTGTATTCTCGTAGTCGCCTCATATgtcacccgcgggaagaagggGGTTGGTATATCTGCCACCACGACACGGCATGTAACATAACTTGTTTGCTTTACCATGTAGAACTATTCTACGCATGCCTCACTCATAATAATTCGGAGTTAGGCATATTTCACACATTCAAGCGGCACGCGGGGCTTCAGctcctaaaaaaaaatgttattagagagtgGGTAATCTGCAATATTAATTAAAGgtatgaatgttttgtttttacttacttttttggttattatttaaGCTATTAATTATTAccgttattttgtaattcttaattttatattgctatttatattatttgtaatttgcTGAATTTTTTTATAGCCCTGGTAAGAAGAATTGGGTAACTGTCTTCTCGGAGTgagtttttactaaataaatatcatatcacggtaatataaatataacctaaaataaactatttaaaactaattaaaatctaaaacgtcctcgaaaccaccgcagcgaggcacagttcctaagatgctggcagcattgcccctttggatggccttTAAACTAATTCGTTgcccaaggtaactgcccgctctaggatcaccgatAGACTCGATAACcattttcgataattctttgaaaagggctcttgcctccggaccccacggtcccaaagtctctactccaaaaggcacaaaaatgaagctgctttccaggttttcatatttacgcctcttggcctgctcggcactggtagcagccattgacgaggtggcctggatgtgtgatgcagctagggtatcaacacaagttgtatcccacagaagtgaccatCCAAGCccccaaggtatgagcgtcataccatcagatctcttgccatcgctcagcgccaaaccaataggttctaatacagctgatAATCACggtaataagttttataaaatataattgaattattattgagCGTAGCGGTTAGACTCACAAAAGGAATGAAAAATAAGTTTGCCttcacatattttattagttcTTAGTTATGAACTCTACAGTACGAAGAGTAAAAGGTTTAGTTTTGGGTGCCAGGGAGGGTGACAGGGGCAGTATCGATGGGAGCAACTATCACGGGTGTAGGCACCTGAACGGGCTCTTCTGGAACGATAACAGGAGCGACGATCACTGCATCGGGAAACTCGGGCTGCTCAACCACAACCACTTCTTCAGCTTCGGGCTGCTCGACTACGACCACTTCATCAGCTTCGGGTTGCTCAACAACGATGACTTCCCCGGGAATTACAACGGGAGAAGGTTGTTCTACAACAACGGCGTTACCAGGAGCGTTGGTGTTAACATTGACGATGACTTGAACTAGGGGAGGGCGGTAGTTGGCGGGTTCAGATACGATGGACTCGTCGATGATTACTGGACTGGCGTCGATGATAGATTCTTCGTTCTGTCCAGGTTCGGAGATGATCGATTCATCGATGATTTCAGGTTCGACCACGATGGTTGGAAGTTCACTGTCCTCGACGATGACAGGTTTGTTCATTCCGAGGATCTCAAGGAGCAACTGCTCAAGGGCGGCTGCAGTAGCGGGGTCAGTGCTTGGGTGGTAGATTGCTTCAATGATCTCTTGAACCTGAGCTGCATCCACACCGGTGACGGTGGGGGGGATTGCGAAGGCCGAAGCCGCAGCGACGCACAGAGCAAACACAACGAAGTATTTCATTTTGAGGATCTagaaatatataagaaaaaaagcCACTTTACAAAAACAGAACGGAAAAGAAACGTTTGAAAAGGTTATTATTGTGTTCCTACTGTCATAAAACTTAAACAGGTAAATAATTAACAGGTTGAAATTGAACAGGTATGTTACTTACTTGATAGCTTCTGAAAAACTTATGAGTGCATGATTTATCATAACGTTttatacacaaatattatcTTAGATTTAGCGTAATCTCCGACAgtatttacgtttttatttgaaatcattACCTATTTTTATGACTGAAATTACTTTTATAGTTTAGTTTTACAGTTGGATAAATTGTTGGCACAATACAATGTTTGGAATATTAAGATTCACTGGCTTATTTGGTCTTCACACTTTGCATTACATTCGTTAATCATTTACCAACAGTAAAACTTTcagatttgttttattaatgcacttaagttaagttaaaaagtTGAATCTTGTTAATTTTcaagtaaaaattaataataattaaaataatttgtatagttttttttaatacctacaGTATATTCCATCACGGCTGTCTAGACGTCTTGGCGTGATGagctatatttaatatattttgtacttttacTAATTACTTACGTGagattatattgatattaaaatttagaaggTACCTAGGTATCTCTATAAGGAGAATAATATACGTATCTAATATCGACACTTAAACTCTAACTCTATGGCAAGCTGGGCTGACtcaataatagtaattattattaaagtattaggtatataactagcggaccctcgcgacttcgtccgcgtatgagtcaatcgagaagctagaatagatgtgataCTCACATCATAACCATAGTGAGCTACGAGTATGtacatacctactattattttacgtggtatactgaatagtcaatagtcaatagtcatttattcataaatattaatattatacgtcacaaagtaattattcaataataaattgtctcatgcaaatgtatattataattttataaattcataataatattattctataataacaaataagtaaagtcaatcttcacaatattttactatccaagaattcattataactgtagaaagccttctcgacaagccaagtcttcagttttttcctaaataaattattatttggtgcaTCTCTTATGCTACCTGGTATCCTATTAAAAACTTCTGGACCCATGCCTGCTACAGTCTTTGTAGCTTTTTTAAGGCTGTGATATTTGGATAGAAGTCTATGAGGGTATCGTAAGTAACAATGACTCCTTTTGTCAAACTCGTTTCTGTGCTGCTCTACGTATACTGCTACATTATAAagtagtaagttgtcattattttagttgatacatacatacatacatacatttatacatacatcctccctcacaaactttcgcatttataatattaagtagtatggtacgAATGTATTCGATCGTTTTACTTTATCTCCgttaatatttatcagatcttcattaaaattagacactacatgttttatagtaaaaactttgaaataaaaaaataattattaaaatcggttcaaatttaacggagctgtgaagtaaaattcataaaaattttcattccgtttcccgggagaagcttattatATGTtcatcgggataaaaagtagcctacatgttgacccggaatatcagctaccactatatcaaattttatttaattccgttcagtagttttcacgtggtGCACGGACAGCAGACAGAGAGACAGgcaaaaattgcataaaaagatattttggaCTCTGTATCGATAAAGcatccccggtcaaaattttgaaaacatagatattaaatttaagtacagaaatcttcttgttacagttttattataagtatagattatctATTTAACACACAAAATATATCAAGACACAACATGAACATAAGAACAA encodes the following:
- the LOC120633334 gene encoding uncharacterized protein KIAA0754-like; this encodes MKFLVVFAAFAAVALAAPSSDVDRKLFDIIGNIINNLSRPPIFAGPAIVEEESPISVGPAIVEEESPISVGPAIVEEDSPISVGPAIVEEESPISVGPAIVEEERPISVGPAIVEEESPISVGPAIVEEESPISVGPAIVEEESPISVGPAIVDESISVGPIVVDENPISVGPIVVDERPPISVGPAIIEGGSPINIGPAIIEEESPISVGPAIVEEESPISVGPAIVEEESPISVGPAIVEEESPISVGPAIVEEAKPSPIFPFPIDLNSPLVQVVVNVNSGSPAAAAPVEHPEIKPTPVIVVEQPEIKPTPVIVVEQPESSEPIVVAPIELPEIDPTPVEIVEQPEVSEPVIIAPIEVAPVINLPDELN
- the LOC120633415 gene encoding uncharacterized protein LOC120633415: MKYFVVFALCVAAASAFSVPPTVTGADAAQVQQIIEAIYHPSTDPATAAALEQMLFEILGMNKPVIVEDSELPTINEESIIDASPVIIDESIVSEPANYRPPLVQIIVNVNNAPENAVVVEQPSPIVIPGEVVVVEQPEADEVVVVEQPALPVEPVIIAPIVPAPVITLPDDLILKMKYFVVFALCVAAASAFAIPPTVTGVDAAQVQEIIEAIYHPSTDPATAAALEQLLLEILGMNKPVIVEDSELPTINEESIIDASPVIIDESIVSEPANYRPPLVQVIVNVNTNAPGNAVVVEQPSPVVIPGEVIVVEQPEADEVVVVEQPEAEEVVVVEQPEFPDAVIVAPVIVPEEPVQVPTPVIVAPIDTAPVTLPGTQN